One Cryptococcus decagattii chromosome 9, complete sequence DNA window includes the following coding sequences:
- a CDS encoding serine/threonine-protein phosphatase 6 catalytic subunit encodes MPVPVSSDPDHWIQHIRQCKHLPERQMKLLCNRVRDLLLEESNVRLVQSPVTVCGDIHGQFWDVLEIFRQGGEVPKTSYIFMGDFVDRGYYSLETLSLLLAYKARYPDKITLLRGNHESRQITQVYGFYDECMQKYGNPSVWKACCNVFDHLNLAAIIDSSILCVHGGLSPDIRTLDQIRTISRAQEVPHEGAFCDLMWSDPDEVETWSISPRGAGWLFGGKVTSEFNYINGLSLIARAHQLVQEGYKHMFDESLVTVWSAPNYCYRCGNAASIMQVDEDGRTSFKVYDAAVENSTDQKNPAMRRVGAPSYFV; translated from the exons ATGCCCGTCCCAGTCTCCTCAGATCCAGATCACTGGATACAGCAT ATCCGCCAGTGCAAGCACCTCCCAGAACGCCAAATGAAACTCCTCTGTAACCGGGTCCGCGATCTTTTATTAGAAGAGTCCAACGTCCGCCTTGTCCAATCTCCTGTGACTGTCTGTGGTGATATCCACGGCCAGTTCTGGGATGTCCTCGAGATTTTTAGGCAGGGAGGTGAAGTCCCTAAAACTAGCTATATTTTTATG GGAGATTTCGTCGATAGAGGCTATTATAGCTTGGAAACATTATCTCTTTTATTAGCTTACAAGGCAAGATACCCAGATAAAATTACGCTTTTGAGAGGAAACCACGAAAGTAGACAAATTACCCAGGTTTACGGCTTCTACG ACGAATGTATGCAAAAGTACGGCAATCCTTCGGTATGGAAAGCTTGTTGTAATGTGTTTGATCACCTCAATCTTGCCGCT ATCATCGACTCCTCAATCCTATGCGTTCACGGTGGCCTCTCTCCCGATATCCGTACTCTCGATCAAATTCGTACAATTTCCCGTGCCCAAGAAGTTCCGCACGAAGGTGCATTCTGTGACCTGATGTGGTCTGACCCTGATGAGGTGGAGACTTGGTCAATAAGTCCTAGAGGTGCAGGGTGGTTGTTTGGGGGGAAAGTGACTTCAGAG TTCAACTACATCAACGGTCTCTCCTTAATCGCCCGAGCACATCAACTTGTTCAAGAAGGTTACAAGCACATGTTTGACGAATCTCTCGTCACGGTATGGTCAGCTCCCAACTATTGCTACAGATGCGGCAATGCGGCGAGCATCATGCAAGTAGACGAAGACGGGAGGACGAGTTTCAAAGTGTATGACGCGGCAGTTGAAAATTCAACGGATCAAAAGAACCCTGCTATGAGAAGAGTG GGGGCACCATCATACTTCGTTTGA
- a CDS encoding serine-tRNA ligase, whose protein sequence is MIDLIHLQADKGGNPDIVRESQKKRGASVELVDEVIAIFAEHKNANYEMENAKRELNLLQKEIGQIKKAKGDATELLAKKADMDKKIAEMTTRVADLIKKRDQKAGQIGNIVDPQNHVSLSEDDNPVLRLWHPEPNHKGNSQLLDESDKPEGIISHHEVLARLEAYDTDRGVKVFGHRGFYLTNDGVDLNQALINYGLDFLRKKGFRKVQPPFMIKKEIMGATAQLEDFDEALYKVSGGAEDMYLIATSEQPISAYHMDENLDPKNLPLHYAGYSTCFRKEAGSHGRDTWGIFRVHQFEKVEQFIVCEPEASPAELDNMVANAREFYESLGIPYRLVNIVSGGLNNAAAIKYDLEAWFPYQGEYKELVSCSNCTDYQSRSLNVRLGFKEKDKKTGFVHMLNGTLCATERALCCLVENYQTPEGLRIPEVLQPYMQGRDFLPYTAELPKTSTSKGPSTKGKK, encoded by the exons ATGATCGATCTGATCCATC TCCAAGCCGACAAGGGTGGTAACCCTGACATCGTTCGAGAGTCTCAGAAGAAGCGAGGCGCCAGCGTCGAGCTTGTTGATGAGGTTATCGCAATTTTTGCCGAGCACAAGAATG CCAACTACGAAATGGAAAATGCTAAGCGAGAActcaacctcctccaaAAAGAAATTGGCCAAAtaaaaaaggcaaagggTGATGCTACCGAGTTGCTTGCCAAGAAAGCAGACATGGACAAGAAGATCGCGGAGATGACCACTCGAGTTGCTGATCTtatcaagaagagagaCCAGAAGGCTGGGCAGATTGGAAACATCGTGGACCCTCAGAACCACGTTTCTTTGAGCGAG GACGACAACCCTGTTCTTCGTTTATGGCACCCTGAGCCTAACCACAAGGGCAACTCTCAACTTCTCGACGAGTCTGACAAACCCGAGGGCATCATTTCCCACCATGAAGTCCTCGCTCGTCTTGAGGCCTACGACACTGACCGCGGTGTCAAGGTCTTCGGTCACCGTGGTTTCTATCTCACCAACGACGGTGTCGATCTCAACCAGGCTTTGATCAACTATGGTCTCGATTTCCtaaggaagaagggattCAGAAAGGTTCAGCCCCCGTTCATGATTAAGAAGGAGATCATGGGTGCGACTGCCCAGCTTGAAGACTTTGATGAGGCTCTTTACAAGGTTTCTGGGGGTGCTGAGGACATGTACTTGATTGCTACTAGTGAGCAGCCTATCTCTGCTTATCACATGGACGAAAATCTCGATCCCAAGAACTTGCCCCTACA CTACGCCGGTTACTCTACATGTTTCCGAAAGGAGGCCGGTTCTCACGGGAGGGACACTTGGGGTATCTTCCGAGTTCACCAATTCGAGAAGGTTGAGCAGTTTATCGTTTGTGAGCCAGAGGCTTCACCAGCCGAGCTTGACAACATGGTCGCCAACGCCCGTGAATTCTACGAGTCCCTTGGCATCCCTTACCGTTTGGTCAACATTGTCTCTGGTGGTCTCAACAATGCTGCCGCTATCAAATATGACTTGGAGGCTTGGTTCCCTTACCAGGGAGAGTACAAGGAATTGGTCTCTTGCTCTAACTGTACCGACTACC AGTCAAGATCTTTGAACGTCCGACTGGGCTTTaaggaaaaggacaagaagaccGGTTTTGTGCACATGCTTAACGGTACACTTTGTGCCACTGAACGAGCCCTTTGTTGTCTTGTTGAGAACTACCAAACTCCCGAG GGTCTCCGTATACCCGAGGTTCTCCAGCCTTACATGCAGGGCCGGGACTTCTTGCCCTATACCGCCGAGTTGCCCAAAACTTCTACCAGCAAGGGTCCCAGCACCAAGGGTAAGAAGTAA
- a CDS encoding eukaryotic translation initiation factor 5A, whose product MAEEEHHETFEATGAGASKTFPMQCSALRKNGHVVIKGRPCKIVDMSTSKTGKHGHAKVHLVAIDIFTGKKLEDISPSTHNMDVPNVRRQEFQLLDIQDGFLNLMDSDGGSKDDVKVPDTEIGQQIAADFEAGKDLMVTIISAMDEEQAISYKEAPAN is encoded by the exons ATGGCTGAGGAGGAGCACCACGAGACTTTCGAGGCCACCGGCGCCGGGGCTTCCAAGACCTTCCC TATGCAGTGTTCCGCTCTCAGGAAGAACGGTCACGTTGTCATCAAGGGCAGGCCTTGCAAGATCGTTGACATGTCCACTTCCAAGACTGGTAAGCACGGTCACGCCAAGGTCCACCTTGTCGCCATCGAC ATCTTCACCGGCAAGAAGCTTGAAGACATTTCTCCCTCCACCCACAACATGGACGTCCCCAACGTCAGGAGGCAGGAATTCCAGCTCCTTGACATTCAGGACGGTTTCCTCAACTTGATGGACTCTGACGGTGGTTCCAAGGACGACGTCAAGGTCCCCGACACCGAGATTGGTCAACAGATCGCTGCTGACTTTGAGGCTGGCAAGGACCTCATGgtcaccatcatctccgCCATGG ACGAGGAGCAGGCCATCTCCTACAAGGAGGCTCCTGCCAACTAA